Genomic window (Candidatus Eisenbacteria bacterium):
CACACGGAGGCGGCGGTGGATGTGGCCGCGCTCGCGGGCCTCTATCCGGCCGGGGTCCTCTGCGAGATCCTGCACGAGGACGGGACGATGGCCCGATTGCCCGAGCTATCGCGCATGGCGTCGGAGCACGGGCTGAAGATCCTGTCGATCGCCTCTTTGATCGAGTACCGTCGCCGCACCGAGAGGCTCGTCCGCCGCCTCGCGGAGACCTCCTTCCCGACGGAGCGCGGTCAGTTCCGCCTTGTGATCTTCGAGAGCATTCTCGACGGCGAGGATCACGTGGCCCTGGTCATGGGAGAGATCCGCGCCGAGGATGCGGTTCTCGTGCGGGTCCACTCGCAGTGCCTCACGGGCGATGTGCTCGGTTCGCTCCGATGCGACTGCGGCCAGCAGCGCAGCCTGGCTCTCGAGCTGATCGCGGCGGAGGGGAAGGGGGTCTTCCTCTACATGCGGCAGGAAGGGCGCGGGATCGGGCTTGCCAACAAGATCCGGGCCTACCATCTCCAGGACCAGGGCCTCGACACGGTCGAGGCGAACATGAAGCTGGGCTTCAGGCCGGATGAGCGCGACTTCGGCATCGGCGCGCAGATCCTGGCCGATCTGGGAGTCCGCAGGATCCGGCTCTTGACCAACAATCCCCACAAGCGGGTGGGGCTGTCCGCGCACGGCCTCGAGATCGTCGAGACGGTTCAGATCGAGATCCCGCCGAATCCACAGAACCGCCGCTACCTGGAGGCCAAGAGGGAGAAGCTGGGTCACACGCTTCGGAT
Coding sequences:
- a CDS encoding bifunctional 3,4-dihydroxy-2-butanone-4-phosphate synthase/GTP cyclohydrolase II — its product is MSERAAEVFATVEEAVEEIRAGRMIIVVDDEDRENEGDLIMAAERVTPQAVNFLTHHGRGLICVPMQQDRLQRLDLPQMVHTNTAKLGTPFTVSVDAAHGTTTGISAFDRAHTIRVLIDQETRPEDLARPGHVFPLCAANGGVLRRAGHTEAAVDVAALAGLYPAGVLCEILHEDGTMARLPELSRMASEHGLKILSIASLIEYRRRTERLVRRLAETSFPTERGQFRLVIFESILDGEDHVALVMGEIRAEDAVLVRVHSQCLTGDVLGSLRCDCGQQRSLALELIAAEGKGVFLYMRQEGRGIGLANKIRAYHLQDQGLDTVEANMKLGFRPDERDFGIGAQILADLGVRRIRLLTNNPHKRVGLSAHGLEIVETVQIEIPPNPQNRRYLEAKREKLGHTLRIDAR